A section of the Lepidochelys kempii isolate rLepKem1 chromosome 4, rLepKem1.hap2, whole genome shotgun sequence genome encodes:
- the RWDD4 gene encoding RWD domain-containing protein 4 — MAANEDQEMELEALRSIYEGDECFKELSPVSFQYRIGENGDPKAFLIEISWPETYPQTAPNISMNAFFNNTISLSIKQSILDKLMEEVEVNLGTAMTYTLFEYAKDNKELFMENQPVHIVTSVGNNISIRTHEVAPSSKKSHKKEQLSKTQKRKLADKTDHKGELPRGWNWVDVIKLSKTGSKDDE, encoded by the exons ATGGCGGCGAACGAGGACCAGGAG ATGGAGCTAGAAGCATTACGTTCTATTTATGAAGGAGATGAGTGTTTCAAAGAACTTAGTCCTGTTTCCTTTCAGTATAGG ATAGGTGAAAATGGCGATCCCAAAGCCTTCCTAATAGAAATTTCATGGCCAGAAACATACCCACAGACAGCTCCAAACatatccatgaatgctttcttcAACAACACTAT ATCTTTATCTATAAAACAAAGTATATTGGATAAATTAATGGAAGAAGTTGAAGTTAATCTTGGAACTGCCATGACATACACACTTTTTGAATATGCCAAAGATAATAAAGAATTGTTCATGGAAAATCAACCTGTTCATATTGTG ACATCTGTAGGCAATAACATCTCAATTAGAACTCATGAAGTAGCTCCATCAAGTAAGAAAAGTCACAAAAAGGAGCAGTTGTCCAAAACCCAGAAACGAAAGCTAGCAGACAAAACAG ATCACAAAGGGGAGCTTCCTCGAGGATGGAACTGGGTGGATGTAATTAAG TTAAGCAAAACGGGTTCTAAAGATGATGAATAA